The following DNA comes from Athene noctua chromosome 1, bAthNoc1.hap1.1, whole genome shotgun sequence.
GGGCAAAACTCAGATTTCAAGGTACACCACTTGAAACCTACTACCTGTCAGAACTGCAGTGTTTTTGGTAAGACACTGGGTTTTTGCTAGTGGATGGAAGCATCCTAGTAGATCATAAGTAAAGATGAGACTATTTACCTTGATGTTCTCCTCCAGGTCTGCTTCACAAGGTCTGACCATGCAGAGTCTGCTCTGTTTCTCCAGCCTGCAGAAGGCATTATCGTTGGTGACCCTGGTTGAGATGCCCATGCCACAGGTCTTGGAGCAAGCACTCCATTCCGTGGTCTGCACCAGGCAGTTGGCACGCATCATTGTTGGGTCCGGACCGTAAGTGTCTTCCAGTCTGTAAGCTGCGGGTGACAGACAACCAAGATGAGGCCACCGCCTGACCTGCTAAAGGctctcttccctttcctgagAAATTGAGGCATCCACGCTTATCTGAGGGGTGACTCCACTTAGCGCAGCGCTCCAGCTGCCAGGGTGCCCCGGGTCAACCCGTCCCACCGCCTTCGACCTCCGTGCAGGGTGCCCCTTCCCCCCAGGCTCCCGTCCGCAGAGGGACCCCCCTCACCAGCGAGAGCGGGTCCCACGGCGGTCTGCTCTTTGGCCTCGTCGCAGACCCACTCCTCGCAGCACTTCCCGGGGAGCTTCACCCGGCGCGGGTAGGGGCAGTCGGGGCTGGGCAGGCGGACGTCCATGCTGCAGAGGGGCACGCAGCCCACCGCCCCGTCCAGGCAGGTGCACTGGTACTTGCAGCTGCTCTGGAAGGACTCGCCGCTCCGGTACACCATCCCGCCGAAGACACACGGGGCGCCGTCCCGAGCTGCGAGGGGCGGGAGGCGGAGGGTGAGGCGGGCCGGTGCCCCGGCGGACCCCTTCCCTCAGCCCCAGTCCGGCGGGACCCCGTCCCGGTcgccgcggcgggcggcagccccggcccccacTCACCGGTGCAGACGCCGATCCTGCGGTTGGCGGGGGAGCCGAAGTCGCAGAAGAGCCCCTTGTGGTGGTCGCAGGGGTCGCGCTCGGTGCAGAGCTCGCCCAGCTGCTTGGCGCAGACGCGGCAGCAGCCGCAGCCGTCGGGCACCAGGGAGACGCCGGCGGGGCaggtggggccgggcccggcgccgcaCTGGCACTGCCCGCCGCACTCCTGGCCCTGCGCCTCCTGCCAGCGGGACagagcggggagagggggcgtcagGGCCGCCGCCGGCACCGCACCGGCCGGGGCAGGGGCGGCGCCGCGGGCGGCGGCACTTACCGGGCTGAGGAGGGCGAGGAGAAGGACTACGGCGAAGCTGGCGGGGGCCATCCCGCGGCGGTCGGCGGCTTGTGGGCAGGCGGGCAGCGGCGTCGGGGCGgagaggtgaggtgaggtgagccgaggcgaggcgaggcgagtttCCCGCCGGGCGGTTCTCAGCGCTGGCTGCGCGGACGGGGCCTGTCGCGGTGGGCGCTGGGCCGGCGAGTGGCGGCTGCTGCTCGGTGCTGCTCCGCTCCGCTCCTTCCGAGCCCGGCGGGAGAGTGGCTGTGCGACTGCGGAGTGCTGGGGCGGGCGCCCCTTTAtacgcggcggcggcgcggcctcGCCAATGGGCTGAATGGGGCCGCGGACAAACAGCGACATTCCGCGCATTCCtgcgcgccgcgccgcgccgcccgccccgccccgcgccgccgccgccgccccggagcGGCCCTGACCCCTGACTCCCGCATTCCTCCgtctgcgccccccccccccgcaccgaCCCCCcgtctttttatttttcattttttcatcctGATGTTTTTTAAGTGCGAGTCACCTCCGCTGCCAGCGGCTCTCGgccgtcccccccctcccccgcggcAGCGCGTTATTTCGAGGCGGGCGGCGGGTCGGGCGGGAAGGGGCGAGGGGGGCGGTTGCCAGGGGCGGCCGGGGGAATCCgttatttcctttcctctgttcTCCCCGCTCGCCCCTCGTCCCTCCCCCGGGCAGAGGGGACGGGAGGCCGCGGGCTGGAGGTGGCCCGAGCTCCCcaggggcggccggcggggccctCGCCCCGGGGTGCCCGGTGCCTGGCGGCGAACGGTCCTGGCGCTTTGGTACCACCAAAAAAAGGTATAATTACGCTACCGGGTATAAATTGACTCTGTGTACCACTGAATCATACGGAGTATTTGTAATGTGTTCCTTCCCTAATAGATGCTCTCTATGAATAGAGAGAGTGCCTATTTACTCTGAAATATTTGGCACAGCGGATGGAGTCTGAAGCGTGGAAGAAGTGGCTATTATTTTCCCACTGCCTGTGTGCAGCTGTCATTTCTGAGCAACACGTTCCTCGTTCCTCGCACATCCCTGCTTCCCAACCTTGCTGATGGTCCACCCCCTGGGTTACAACAAGGAGAGACTGGCATGCCACCGCACTCAGACAAAACCTTAACGTTGTGGTTTGTATTTGACCGAAGCCAAGACCAAAGCACTGTGGCTTGTATTAAATCACTGCAGATAACTGTTAAacggttttcctttttttttcccctttaaccaGGAGGATGGttccttcccccacctccccatgTTTCATTTGAATATTCAGTGATGTCATGTTGTTTGACCTCAGCTTTAACGCAAGGAATGCCAGCGTTTTGGCTTTTGACCTGTAGAAGTATGTTAGTGTTTAATGAGAGAGACCGGCTGTATGCGTCTTGCTAGGCAAACTGAAATCTGATGGATATCTTAAAAGATACCATCTTTTACATGTAGGCTTTCTCCCGCTGCCATACCCCACCCTTCTTTCCGTCCCTCCATACGTCGGCATACTTCCACGCTGTGATGCAGCAATATGTATGCACAGGATTCTTGAGGGAAAAAGAAACGTTTTCACATAAAGCCCCAGTAGGATATATTGTACTGTAAAACTGTTAGTTATATTCTGCCAAGACTGTAGTTTGGCCAGTAAAGTAATTTGGATGTCATTTCTTCTACTTGAAATTCtcctttaaaagaaatgagattggctctgacagaaaaagaaatctcataGGAACAGTTATGGTAAATAATATATGTTCCCAAACCCCTGAGGCCTCCCAAAATCTGTATTTACTTGAAGGACTCCAATGGCCTCAGTGGTGGGTAAATAATATGTGTACCAAACTATGTATGACATGCATACCAAAATGCAAATGTAACCAGGTAAACAGAATGCCTTTTTTAAATGCCTAAATATGGTAGGAGAACAGAGAGAGAGGCTCTAGACGTGTTTTATAACTTTCCATgtaagaggtttttttcagagaaacaattttattaaacaaaaccTAAGAATCTCACTGACagaaaaagtatgtttaaaagtAACAAACCACCAGAAAGCCAGGAAATCCAAAATTAAAGGATAAATCTGTCCTAAGTCCTCACACTGCGGGCCAAGTACAGCAAGCCCCATCCACTTGCTGCCCTGAGAAAAAAGGCTTAAATAGGCATTTGGACTTCAGAACTAATTCTGGTCTTGCACCACTGTGAATCGGGCATTAGCCCACTGAATTACAAGTTGTACCAGCCTGTGAAAGTGGGCAAGAATCAGAGTTCCGTCAGGTCTGCCTATTTgtcattttgtttcctgtgctGTTAGATGTGACTCATCGGGTAGCTCGCTTGTGCGTGTGTTTGTGTGCACGGGGGCGAAGGGAACCTGGAAGGAAAGGTAGTTCTTTCAGAATCCAGTCAGTCTTCAGCTTATCCTTTCTGATGACAATATGTCACGGGTTGGAGAAATACATCTTGGCATTGATGTATAAAATGGTTAAAATGCTCTAATTTGGTCTTCCATGCAGGTGTTTATACAGCACATGCTTTTAAGATTGtatattttttctgctgaaactAGGAATTCACTACACCAGCCTTGCAGTCTTGTTTACACAGCTATATACGTACGGTATGTGTGTGTCTACATCAGCTTCAGTTGGTATAGTTCCTTTGGTGAAGTCTTGTAAAATGTACAGGTGTGGATATGCTGCATTCCTCTCttgtgtttttccttcttttttttcctccttccccccaaaaaGTCACTTGATCAGGTATCAGACATACTGAAAACCTGGCAAGACTACAGGAAAGTGGCTAGACTTGGAGTGTTTGTGTACTTAAAGAAAGAATCTTGCACATTTTCAACTTTCagtcacagatatttttttataAGAGCAATTGGAGGTCTGAGCCAGCCCTCAAAGCGGAAATCAAAAGCTCCCAGAGAAACATACCCGAGGAATGTGAATCTGATCCAACAACCATACGCAATGCACATACAGTACTGTCAGTCTTATAGGAAGTCTTGCCATATATGGACATCTGGACCCTGAGCTGTTTATCATCGTGATAGGCTTGTAGCTGGCTTCAGACGTTTCTGGCTTGCCTCATGTTTAGTATGCCAGTTAGTTCTTTTCCCAAAATGCTCACCAGGATATTTcttaaaaattgtaataaatatATCTCAAAACCCTGAGAGGTCTAGTTGAAGTTACGTTAGTAGGCTTTTGCTTAAAATGCAGATTCCAAGCAAGACTTACTCTGCTAGTTCAGAAAttgacacagaataaaaataaagagatttaTTCCATCGTGAATGTGGTTGCCTGGTATTTGTCTTTCTTAGAAGTCATCTGGTAACTTGCTCTATGTATCTGTAGGCATAGCAAGTGCTCTGAAGTAGACTACTTACTGGGCTTTTACTCATCCTTTTCTGGAGAGATGCGTGAGCGTGTGGATCAACAAAGGCAAAGCGAAATAGAAAACTTCATTTCCCAGGAGCTGTCAAGCAAGTTATCTGCGTTGTGCCATTTGATTTGCTTTGTTAGAGTGAGGCACGTCATGCAAGGCTTCCGCTTTGGACCCGTGGCCGTTCACATCAGCTAATCTTACCAATCAGAGGCATTAGCTCTTCTCCAGAGCGGACCAGAATGAGAAGGCTGGGCGGTGCAGTGGATGGCATAGGGCCTATGGAAATGTTCACCACTGAACTCGTGGACCTAGTCCAAGATCCTTGTGATACTGGGTCGGATTCTCTTCTAGTGTCAGTTGGGCAGATTCACTGAATGCACTCCCGGCCATCAAAATACTTGGATTGGAGAAGTCCGAGTCCATTGAGCTAAAGCTGCTCAGCAGTATGAGCAAAGCAAAACCATCAGATGTGATTCCTGTTAGCAGATCTGAGTTCTGTTCTTTTCAGTAACTGTTGTTATTTAAACTTATGTTCTTTATGTTCTAATGTGTAATATTTTGTTAATTCTAGAGCCACCGAGAACGCTGCTTTAAGCTCTTGCTTCATTCTTCGAAAGTAGCTGAAGATTTTTAGGAGTGTTTGTGGTCTTAAAGCAGCAAAGTGATTACtggaaatagaataaaataaatgagcaTTCAAAGCACATGTAAAACTATTTGTATAAAACAGAGATTATAAGTAGCATGAAGCCAAAGGTCCTTTACCTACCGAGCCTCAGGTTCAGTATATctgattttattctgaaaaatttgCCATAGATCTTATCAGCACTGTAGGGAGCAGCATTCACTACATCTGTGCAGAGGCTGACTGTATCTTAGGTTTTTGTGGGAAAGCTCAGAGCCCTTCCACAGCTCGCAAGGCTGAGTATGGAGGGAAGAGACTTTAAGTTGTTTATTTCTCAAATTTCACTGAGGATCACAACCTCTTGCAGTAGTAAGGCAGGCTAATGTAGGACTACAGTGAGTCACTAACCACTCCTTTGACAAATGTATTATAAATGGTTAACAGTTCTTAAAAAAGTGTCACTGGCTGGAGAGGAAACGTGTCCAGGGACTTGATTCAGAACATCCACCAGAATTCCTTTGAGGTCTGTCTCTTAGAGGAACCACGTGGAAAACAGCTGGCAGATCACTTCCTCCCACTCTGTCATGCCTTATGTGGGCAGGAATGAATCAGATCTGCTTATTCTAAAAtgcatgtgattttattttgtttttcaaccTGCTTCTCTCAGGAGCTGTCAGTGTAAATTTtgaggttttgtggtttttttcccccaagctgAGAGACATTGATGTTTAATTAAGACTTAACCAGATCAGGGACTTCACTTAACAAACACAGTTTGGTCTGCTGTAAACTATGGGATCTCTTAATTTATGTTTTAGCTGCTCTGGAGGAGTAGAGGCTTGTGGAGATATGGTGGAGTACATTTGTCCATGTTGTCCGATAGGATAGGATTGATGTTTCTACATTAGAGGGTGGTGAATAGTGTTTACTTTGGGGAGAAAGAGATCACTGTCTGTAATATTTGTCCCCTTTTTGATGCAACCTGAGTTCATTGACCTTGGTATAGTGTAGCATGGGCTTTTCTGTTTACACAGCCCTTCCTGAGAAAGCGGAGGAGTTGGGTTATTGTATAGGTCTATAATGCCTCTGGAGGACTTGATAAGCACACTGCATCAGCTGACATACAAAGGAACGTAACATCCTCAACGTATTAACATATTAGGATTTTAGAGATAGCTTGATTTTCAGGAAAATGATTCCCCATGGTTCAGCTGCCAGCTAGGCTGGCTGTTTTTTCAGCAAGTGATGTGTGGTATGTGACCTGTGTAAATACATCTGTACAAGTGACGCAGATGGGGAAACTAGGATGTAACCTACAACAGACAAGGTGGCTTCCTTATTGACCCATGAATGTGTGTGAAATTTAGCAACTACCGGACCAGGTCTGAAAACCATCTTACACTGCTAATCTTCTGGTCTTGGTGGGAAATTCCTGTCAGACCGTTTTTCACATGGAGCTGAGAAAAGCAGATGCTCCAAGAAATGTGCATTGTTAGGGAAGTGGGGACATTTCTAAGATATTTTGATTTCCTGCAGGAACTAATTGAGGAAACTTAGTTTTAAAAGACAGTGGTCCCAGGTCTGGAGTTTACAACCATGTTGCTACAAATGTCTTGGTGATGAGCGGCTTTTAAGTAGTAAGCATGAAGTTGTAAAAGTGGTAGGATTCACACTAACAGCAAGTGTTTCTTAGCATATTACTCCATTTATTAAAGGACTTTAAATAGAAATCAAGGTTAGGTTTTTACTGTACCTAGGTGTTTGTTTTGACCATTTTGGACAATGGGGTCTTTATGAAGATATTTGTGGTGCATTTCTTGTGAAGAAGTTACCCGTGATGGATCTTGTGGAATAGTCTAACCTTAATAGCATGGTAGACCTGTATGATTATTTAAGATTCAATTATGACATGGGATGAAAGGATGATTCATCAATTGCCTTTTCTCATTACCTAAAATTTGCAAGGTACTTTAAAATCTAACCAGTGTTCACCCTGTGAGTTAGGAACTTTGTAATACAAAAATTTCAGGTGAGTTTTAAAAGCATATATGAACCAGccacatctttttctttctgcttatgtCACTCACAAGATACAGAGGGTTGAATTCCAGATTCCTCGGGaacagcttttttattttaccaTCTTAAATTCAGTGAGACCTTGCCTAGGCCTTTACTCCAtatcttttttttattcataaatgGCTTGCAAAAAGTGACGGTAGAGTACGTGACTTGGGAAGCGTGCTTCGTATTTCTTTTTTGCCATCAAGCTGCCACAGGGGGGAGTAGAAGTTTGGAAAGGACTGTGCTGCCCGAGGAGCCACAGAGTCAAGTCTTGTATTCCAGGTGtgtgccctgcccagccccttaCTGGGAGAAGAAGGGGTGCAAAAGCAGAGTGGGTGTGCTAGGAATGAAAAGGCTGGTtggaggaaggagctggaggGTTTCTACAGCTGGGGCAAACTGAATGGTTCATTGCATCGCAAAACCACGCTGTTTTTCTTATTCATTCCAACCAGTTTTTCTGTCCAGATGTAAGGGGAATGTGACTGAATTGTTTTCCTGCCTCAGGAGAGAAGATGACATGTGGGAGTTGTACAGTACT
Coding sequences within:
- the CCN2 gene encoding CCN family member 2 → MSLFVRGPIQPIGEAAPPPRIKGRPPQHSAVAQPLSRRARKERSGAAPSSSRHSPAQRPPRQAPSAQPALRTARRETRLASPRLTSPHLSAPTPLPACPQAADRRGMAPASFAVVLLLALLSPEAQGQECGGQCQCGAGPGPTCPAGVSLVPDGCGCCRVCAKQLGELCTERDPCDHHKGLFCDFGSPANRRIGVCTARDGAPCVFGGMVYRSGESFQSSCKYQCTCLDGAVGCVPLCSMDVRLPSPDCPYPRRVKLPGKCCEEWVCDEAKEQTAVGPALAAYRLEDTYGPDPTMMRANCLVQTTEWSACSKTCGMGISTRVTNDNAFCRLEKQSRLCMVRPCEADLEENIKKGKKCIRTPKISKPIKFELSGCTSVKTYRAKFCGVCTDGRCCTPHRTATLPVEFKCPDGEIMKRKMMFIKTCACHYNCPGDNDIFESLYYRKMYGDMA